Proteins from a genomic interval of Spea bombifrons isolate aSpeBom1 chromosome 4, aSpeBom1.2.pri, whole genome shotgun sequence:
- the AAGAB gene encoding alpha- and gamma-adaptin-binding protein p34 yields MASVPCALVTSCAPGFSEETLVAQIIGTDQVPAVPHDAEDVRQYPWTIDNKYYSADVKLCVVPSAAHVTTQLAETIQAFIVYFDSTEKAGLEKVSSWLPLLEEWMLDVMILVCERVSDAGVSRQTAQEWCIQHGFELVELNPEELPDEDDDFPESTGVTRIVQALNANVWSNVEMKTEQAFGIFGSLLSMKQSPGGSENLQGDVSVPGGEAAEAPTDPGCGSGNRRGSEVGALVDPVVDLDIRELASLTSADGDLENFSRLFSKLQEMKDKAATLPHEQRKLHAEKVAKAFWMAIGGDEDEIEGLSSGDEN; encoded by the exons ATGGCCTCCGTTCCCTGTGCGCTGGTTACTAGCTGCGCTCCCGGATTTAGCGAAGAGACGCTGGTTGCAC AAATTATCGGGACAGACCAAGTTCCTGCAGTTCCACATGATGCCGAAGATGTCAGACAATACCCCTGGACGATAGACAACAAGTACTATTCGGCTGATGTTAAACTCTGTGTGGTACCCAGCGCAGCGCATGTCACCACACAGCTAGCAGAGACCATCCAGGCCTTCATTGTATACTTTGATAGCACAGAG AAAGCTGGCCTGGAGAAGGTGTCCTCATGGCTACCACTGCTGGAAGAGTGGATGCTGGATGTCATGATCCTGGTCTGTGAGCGGGTGTCTGATGCAG GTGTCAGCCGGCAGACTGCTCAGGAATGGTGCATCCAGCATGGTTTTGAGTTGGTGGAACTGAACCCAGAAGAGCTGCCAGATGAAGATG ATGATTTCCCAGAATCTACTGGTGTGACTCGCATCGTTCAGGCCTTAAATGCCAATGTGTGGTCTAATGTAGAAATGAAGACTG AGCAAGCTTTCGGGATCTTTGGCTCGTTGCTGTCAATGAAGCAATCCCCGGGTGGCAGTGAGAATCTGCAGGGTGAT GTTTCAGTGCCCGGCGGTGAAGCTGCAGAGGCTCCTACGGATCCAGGGTGCGGCTCGGGTAACCGCCGCGGTTCTGAGGTCGGCGCGCTTGTAG ACCCAGTGGTGGATCTCGATATCCGGGAACTTGCAAGTCTGACTTCAGCGGACGGGGATCTGGAGAACTTCAGCCGTCTGTTCAGCAAACTACAGGAAATGAAAG ATAAAGCTGCCACGCTGCCGCATGAACAGAGGAAGTTACACGCAGAGAAG GTTGCCAAAGCTTTCTGGATGGCGATAGGAGGAGATGAAGATGAGATTGAAGGACTTTCATCTGGAGATGAAAACTGA